The following are encoded together in the Erpetoichthys calabaricus chromosome 16, fErpCal1.3, whole genome shotgun sequence genome:
- the ccdc177 gene encoding coiled-coil domain-containing protein 177, whose amino-acid sequence MVDPSEGTSDSQGGDGGPEVPAGATGGSSLPGTDTTAPCRQREQSPKLHLDLYNFDSPEADGSRYVLTSPRSLEACARCGVKPVELLPRSINEFVKEAPGHSMRVADGLFEIYERERLLKLKHCRDERERIVREEKRCPFNVVSSRVSTTLNGTSSSVSSSPASRTSSVNGTSDRASKPPSSGRVTSTAKPLAAGPPARRQTSHNGVTAAPSVKSSTSPVPDEKTGGDVSETKGKGKSHSLESLQKKHEVSTTTNHPSSESGASSSYSWGAPKAGSPQARTVATLNSLMGRSLSLGDLSHSPQTTKKVEKIVTEVKRRGMREVPERDRKIAALMLAKHQEEHINRQTRLVAHMQWDSERRLEEMRRGREEREKQRAILECQKMWHSQMSSRQQRLSQEQKDSATLRQRQASESEEHWKELAEKQERARQERLRQVALEEKQKKIHQEKNLRSIEEERQTMLEQEQQLLHEKLSMAELKRQEKEHQIQKERRGLNKAEKLRHKALLHEIARRQSEEKKLARRLMEQKLSRSTENYEQIQERRNQELKEKSKKEEQQIQKARKSAEIKEKEQRDYLEALAQRTEQRAQQAAQLAEEKAQQKALKVVQSRLEKEKILKLNRQKVEMEEHQRRQELLLSIEKKLEKSEQIFREKRAILESARSVARASFHVRDKVREETNVRTFDKMVLEAQLQASLDEK is encoded by the coding sequence ATGGTGGATCCCTCAGAAGGTACGAGTGACAGCCAAGGCGGCGATGGAGGGCCCGAGGTACCTGCCGGAGCCACAGGCGGCTCGAGTCTCCCTGGCACCGACACTACCGCCCCTTGCCGGCAGAGGGAGCAGTCGCCCAAGCTGCATCTGGACCTTTACAATTTCGACTCCCCAGAGGCGGACGGCAGCCGTTATGTGCTCACCAGCCCCCGATCTCTCGAGGCCTGCGCTCGCTGCGGCGTCAAACCCGTGGAGCTGTTGCCACGTTCCATTAATGAATTTGTGAAGGAGGCCCCCGGTCACTCCATGAGGGTGGCCGATGGCCTTTTTGAAATCTACGAGCGAGAAAGGCTGCTGAAGCTGAAGCATTGCCGAGACGAACGGGAAAGGATCGTCCGTGAGGAAAAGCGGTGCCCGTTTAATGTGGTCAGCAGTCGGGTCTCCACCACTCTTAATGGCACGTCCAGTAGCGTATCCTCCTCCCCAGCAAGCAGGACATCCTCTGTCAATGGGACGTCTGACCGTGCCTCAAAGCCACCTTCTTCAGGAAGGGTAACTTCCACTGCCAAACCCTTGGCTGCTGGACCGCCAGCACGGAGACAAACATCACATAATGGTGTCACAGCAGCCCCAAGTGTCAAGAGTTCCACATCGCCAGTTCCAGATGAGAAGACAGGTGGCGATGTGTCTGAGACCAAGGGGAAAGGCAAAAGCCACTCCCTGGAATCCTTACAGAAAAAGCATGAGGTGTCCACCACAACCAATCATCCCTCCTCCGAGTCTGGAGCATCCTCATCCTACAGCTGGGGTGCACCCAAGGCAGGCAGTCCCCAGGCTCGGACAGTGGCTACTCTGAATTCCCTGATGGGCCGCAGCTTGAGTCTTGGTGACCTTAGCCACTCTCCACAGACCACCAAAAAGGTTGAAAAAATTGTGACAGAGGTCAAACGGAGAGGAATGAGAGAAGTGCCCGAGAGAGATCGCAAGATAGCAGCGCTGATGCTGGCCAAACACCAGGAAGAGCACATCAACCGTCAGACACGCCTGGTGGCCCACATGCAGTGGGACAGCGAGAGACGCCTGGAGGAAATGCGCAGGGGAAGGGAAGAGAGGGAGAAACAAAGGGCCATCCTGGAGTGCCAGAAGATGTGGCACAGCCAGATGAGCAGTCGGCAGCAGCGTCTCAGCCAGGAGCAGAAGGACAGTGCCACCCTCAGGCAGAGGCAGGCGTCGGAGAGTGAGGAGCACTGGAAGGAGCTCGCTGAGAAGCAAGAGCGTGCCAGGCAGGAGAGGCTGAGGCAGGTGGCCCTGGAAGAGAAGCAGAAGAAGATTCACCAGGAGAAGAACCTCAGGTCCATCGAAGAGGAGCGGCAGACCATGCTGGAGCAAGAGCAGCAGCTCCTTCATGAAAAGCTCAGCATGGCCGAACTGAAGAGGCAGGAGAAGGAGCACCAAATACAGAAAGAGCGGCGGGGTCTCAACAAGGCTGAAAAGCTGAGGCACAAAGCTCTGCTCCATGAGATTGCGCGCAGACAGTCCGAGGAGAAGAAGCTCGCCCGGCGTCTCATGGAACAGAAGCTGAGCCGCTCCACAGAGAATTACGAGCAGATCCAGGAGCGAAGAAACCAGGAGCTGAAGGAGAAGTCCAAGAAAGAAGAGCAGCAGATCCAGAAGGCGCGCAAGTCAGCCGAAATAAAGGAGAAGGAGCAGAGAGATTATCTGGAGGCCCTGGCACAGAGGACCGAGCAGAGGGCACAGCAGGCAGCTCAGCTGGCCGAGGAGAAGGCCCAACAGAAGGCCCTCAAAGTGGTGCAAAGCCGTCTGGAGAAGGAGAAGATCCTGAAGCTGAACAGGCAGAAGGTGGAAATGGAGGAGCATCAGCGGCGCCAGGAGCTGCTCTTGTCCATTGAAAAGAAGTTGGAGAAGAGCGAGCAGATTTTTCGGGAGAAGCGAGCCATACTGGAGAGTGCACGCTCCGTGGCCCGCGCCTCTTTCCATGTGAGAGACAAGGTGCGAGAAGAAACCAACGTGCGGACCTTCGATAAAATGGTGCTGGAGGCCCAATTACAAGCCAGCCTagatgaaaagtaa